In one window of Frigoriglobus tundricola DNA:
- a CDS encoding DUF1559 family PulG-like putative transporter yields MPRRYVLVLVAVTLVVLGAGLLFTAVSRVREAAARMACTSHFKQWALALHNYAALFPDERGTKKLDAFPAGTVPNSVLPPEERLSWWVPVLPFMEQGAVCDQFDLTRGAGDPRNAEPVSHRLQWLVCPSSGEYDRGTHEWKSAAPLTHYVGVAGVGPDAATLPLGHPRAGVFGYDRRTAFLGDFPDGVSNTLLLIETAQTPGHWAYGGAATVRAFAPDMAPYIGPGRPFGGWHNGTPVLFGQRTHTCVVAMADGAVRSFSNATAPEVLEALATVAGHESLPADW; encoded by the coding sequence ATGCCGCGACGCTACGTTCTCGTTCTCGTCGCGGTCACGCTCGTGGTCCTTGGCGCGGGATTGTTGTTCACGGCGGTGTCTCGCGTGCGCGAAGCCGCCGCACGCATGGCCTGCACCAGCCACTTCAAGCAGTGGGCGCTCGCGCTGCACAACTATGCAGCCTTGTTCCCAGACGAGCGCGGTACGAAGAAGCTCGATGCATTTCCCGCCGGAACAGTTCCGAATTCCGTTCTTCCGCCCGAGGAGCGGTTGAGCTGGTGGGTTCCGGTGCTGCCATTTATGGAACAGGGCGCTGTCTGCGACCAGTTCGACCTGACAAGGGGGGCCGGCGATCCGCGCAACGCGGAACCCGTGAGCCACCGTTTACAGTGGCTTGTGTGCCCTTCGTCCGGCGAGTACGACCGCGGCACGCACGAATGGAAGTCGGCAGCTCCGCTCACGCATTACGTCGGCGTAGCCGGGGTCGGCCCGGACGCGGCGACACTTCCCCTCGGCCATCCGCGCGCCGGCGTCTTCGGCTATGACCGACGCACGGCGTTTCTCGGCGACTTCCCCGACGGCGTCTCGAACACGCTGCTTCTCATCGAAACGGCGCAGACCCCCGGCCACTGGGCGTACGGCGGCGCCGCGACCGTGCGCGCGTTTGCGCCGGACATGGCGCCGTACATCGGGCCGGGTCGGCCGTTCGGCGGCTGGCACAACGGCACCCCGGTGCTGTTCGGACAGCGCACGCACACGTGCGTCGTGGCGATGGCCGATGGCGCGGTGCGCTCGTTCAGCAACGCGACCGCGCCGGAGGTACTTGAAGCACTCGCCACGGTCGCAGGTCACGAATCACTTCCCGCGGACTGGTAG
- a CDS encoding Gfo/Idh/MocA family protein, which translates to MPTNAPLNRKLRMGLIGGGQGSFIGRVHATAAVLDNRAALVAGALSSDPVRAKASAADYDIPAERAYASYKEMAETEAQRADKVDFVSVATPNHTHFEIAKTFVEAGFNVVCDKPLTLDLPQAEELLKVVETSGVVFAVTHNYTGYPLVRQAREMVLSGELGEINAIRSNYIQGWLRTRLEASDQKQAKWRTDPKQSGAAGCFGDIGTHAYNLGRFITGLLPKELSCSLKIFEEGRALDDYGVALVRFENGALATVTASQISHGRENDLFIEVDGTKGAIEWHQEEPNKLLVRKNGEPHKLYTRNGGPYLGAAQASSVRLPSGHPEAFFEAFANVYGTAYDAMVKRDAGQKFETVNTIYPNVYDGVEGMLFITQCVESSKHNGGWVPFRHPKSRK; encoded by the coding sequence GTGCCGACCAACGCGCCGCTCAACCGCAAACTCCGCATGGGCCTCATCGGCGGCGGACAGGGTTCCTTCATCGGCCGCGTTCACGCCACCGCCGCCGTACTCGACAACCGCGCCGCCCTCGTTGCCGGGGCGCTGTCCAGCGACCCCGTCCGGGCGAAAGCGTCGGCGGCGGACTACGACATCCCGGCCGAGCGCGCCTACGCCTCCTACAAGGAGATGGCCGAGACCGAGGCCCAGCGCGCCGACAAGGTGGACTTCGTCTCCGTCGCCACGCCCAACCACACGCACTTCGAGATCGCCAAGACCTTCGTGGAGGCCGGCTTCAACGTCGTCTGCGACAAGCCGCTGACGCTCGACCTCCCGCAGGCCGAGGAACTGCTGAAGGTGGTCGAGACGAGCGGCGTGGTGTTCGCCGTCACGCACAACTACACCGGTTACCCGCTCGTGCGCCAGGCCCGCGAGATGGTGCTGAGCGGCGAACTGGGCGAGATCAACGCGATCCGCTCCAACTACATCCAGGGCTGGCTCCGCACCCGGCTCGAAGCGAGCGACCAGAAGCAGGCCAAGTGGCGCACCGACCCGAAGCAGAGCGGCGCCGCCGGGTGCTTCGGCGACATCGGTACGCACGCGTACAACCTCGGCCGCTTCATCACCGGTCTGCTGCCGAAGGAGCTCTCCTGCTCCCTGAAGATCTTCGAGGAGGGCCGGGCGCTCGACGACTACGGCGTGGCGCTCGTGCGGTTCGAGAACGGGGCGCTGGCCACCGTCACCGCGAGCCAGATCTCGCACGGCCGCGAGAACGACCTGTTCATCGAAGTGGACGGCACGAAGGGCGCGATCGAGTGGCACCAGGAGGAGCCGAACAAGCTCCTGGTGCGGAAGAACGGCGAGCCCCACAAGCTGTACACCCGCAACGGCGGCCCGTACCTCGGTGCGGCCCAGGCCAGCAGCGTCCGCCTGCCGAGCGGCCACCCGGAAGCGTTCTTCGAGGCGTTCGCTAACGTTTACGGCACGGCCTACGACGCGATGGTGAAGCGGGACGCCGGTCAGAAATTCGAGACGGTCAACACGATCTACCCGAACGTGTACGATGGCGTGGAGGGGATGCTGTTCATCACGCAGTGCGTCGAGAGCAGCAAGCACAACGGCGGCTGGGTGCCGTTCCGCCACCCGAAGAGCCGGAAGTGA
- a CDS encoding sigma-70 family RNA polymerase sigma factor, producing MPPTPILHALSVAIGADTAPDSELLRRFADGNDRTAFELVVRRHAELVWGVCRATLPHDLHAAEDAFQATFLALARRAASVRDGSAAGWLFRVARNAAGRASARSARRRTEPLPDRQAADAPSVEETAAVRERAPVVIEEVDRLAAVLREPVVLCFFEGCTHAEAAARLGWPVGTVASRLARAKDLLRARLVRRGVTLPSAGVGAVLAADGASAAPVRHVLGIVGAPVGRIPPGVLSLTQGVLSAMRFAQLKTAVVVVVLAAGLAAGAAVPRTGSAAPTSDRATLARPAASRAPQKDKPDPKEREAKELKALKGEWRAVEIEADGMKLSEVGSAAIVATVRATFSDNDFRFSMMGNKGDFKLALALAESPHRINLTVQGGGENPDAGKVVHGIYERTGDTLKFSFDPKKTPTKFKAGAGQSFFIMERIKDEGEELKALAGEWKNAKPSTAEQVHAGTEDFAITLNIEQASARIKSGEVDETLAIRVDPSAVPPTIDLVATDGKENGTKLAGVYFRQRDKLMVCFSADAEDAPRPTELKPGDGRMFLVLERAPKK from the coding sequence ATGCCCCCAACGCCGATCCTTCACGCCCTGTCCGTCGCCATCGGGGCCGACACGGCCCCGGACTCCGAACTGCTCCGGCGGTTCGCGGACGGGAACGACCGGACCGCGTTCGAACTGGTCGTCCGCCGGCACGCCGAACTGGTGTGGGGCGTCTGCCGGGCGACGCTGCCGCACGATCTGCACGCGGCCGAAGACGCGTTCCAGGCCACGTTCCTCGCCCTCGCCCGGCGGGCCGCCTCGGTCCGCGACGGCTCGGCGGCCGGCTGGCTGTTCCGCGTCGCGCGGAACGCGGCCGGTCGCGCGAGCGCCCGCAGTGCCCGGCGCCGGACCGAACCGCTACCCGACCGGCAGGCCGCGGACGCGCCATCGGTTGAAGAGACCGCGGCCGTGCGCGAACGGGCGCCGGTCGTGATCGAAGAAGTGGACCGGCTCGCCGCCGTGCTCCGCGAGCCCGTCGTGCTGTGTTTCTTCGAGGGCTGCACGCACGCCGAGGCCGCGGCCCGGCTCGGCTGGCCGGTGGGCACCGTCGCGAGTCGGCTGGCGCGAGCCAAAGACCTCCTGCGCGCCCGGCTCGTGCGCCGCGGGGTCACGCTGCCATCAGCGGGAGTAGGGGCGGTGCTGGCGGCGGACGGTGCGAGCGCCGCGCCCGTCCGCCACGTTCTCGGGATCGTCGGCGCCCCGGTCGGCAGGATTCCGCCGGGGGTTCTTTCTCTCACGCAAGGAGTGCTATCAGCCATGCGATTCGCACAACTCAAGACTGCTGTCGTGGTCGTCGTGCTCGCCGCCGGGTTGGCGGCGGGCGCCGCCGTGCCGCGGACCGGGTCCGCGGCGCCGACCAGCGATCGCGCCACGCTCGCCCGGCCCGCCGCGTCACGCGCCCCGCAGAAGGACAAGCCGGACCCGAAGGAGCGGGAGGCGAAGGAGCTGAAAGCCCTCAAGGGCGAGTGGCGGGCCGTGGAAATCGAGGCGGACGGAATGAAACTCAGCGAGGTCGGATCAGCCGCGATCGTCGCGACCGTCCGAGCGACCTTCTCCGACAATGATTTCCGGTTCTCCATGATGGGTAACAAAGGGGACTTCAAGCTGGCCCTCGCGCTCGCCGAGTCCCCGCACCGCATCAACCTGACAGTGCAGGGCGGGGGCGAAAATCCTGATGCGGGCAAGGTCGTTCATGGGATCTACGAGCGGACCGGCGATACGCTCAAATTTTCCTTCGATCCGAAAAAAACGCCGACGAAGTTCAAGGCCGGTGCGGGGCAGAGCTTCTTCATCATGGAGCGAATCAAGGACGAGGGGGAGGAACTGAAGGCGCTCGCGGGCGAATGGAAGAACGCCAAGCCGAGTACTGCCGAGCAAGTACACGCCGGAACTGAGGACTTCGCGATAACGCTGAACATTGAGCAGGCGAGTGCGCGAATAAAGAGCGGAGAGGTCGATGAAACGCTCGCGATCCGAGTCGACCCGTCGGCCGTCCCGCCGACGATCGACCTGGTCGCAACGGACGGCAAAGAAAACGGCACCAAGCTCGCCGGAGTTTACTTCCGACAGAGGGATAAATTGATGGTCTGCTTCTCCGCAGACGCTGAGGACGCGCCACGTCCAACCGAACTGAAGCCCGGTGACGGTCGGATGTTCCTCGTCCTCGAACGCGCCCCGAAGAAGTGA
- a CDS encoding PadR family transcriptional regulator: MDADFLANWTTQMRKGLLELCVLATLKGDRMYGYDIAKRLSGVNGLVMGEGTIYPILSRFKKEGLVDTTLVESPEGPARKYYQLTARGRLLLTKMMKAWAEVRDGIETVTVGE; this comes from the coding sequence ATGGACGCGGACTTCCTCGCCAACTGGACGACGCAGATGCGGAAGGGGCTGCTCGAACTGTGCGTTCTGGCCACCCTGAAGGGCGACCGCATGTACGGCTACGACATCGCGAAGCGGCTCTCCGGGGTGAACGGGCTGGTGATGGGGGAGGGCACGATCTACCCGATCCTCAGCCGGTTCAAGAAGGAGGGGCTGGTGGACACGACGCTCGTCGAGTCGCCCGAGGGGCCGGCGCGCAAGTACTACCAGCTCACCGCCCGCGGGCGGCTGCTGCTGACCAAGATGATGAAGGCGTGGGCCGAGGTTCGCGACGGCATCGAAACGGTCACCGTTGGAGAGTAG